From Candidatus Xianfuyuplasma coldseepsis:
TCACCGACTCACGTCATCCGATTGTTGAAAAAGTTCTAACCGATGATGTCTTTGTTCCCAATGACATTGTCCTCAATAAACATACAGATATTCTCCTTATTACCGGACCGAACATGTCGGGTAAATCTACCTATATGCGGCAAATGGCCATCACTGCCATCCTTGCCCAAATTGGGTCGTTTGTCCCCGCAAAAGAAGCGCATATACCAGTATTTGATGCCATCTATACAAGGATTGGTGCCGCCGATGACTTGGTCAGTGGAAAATCGACCTTTATGGTGGAAATGCTCGATGCCAACAATGCGATTCAGCATGCAACAACCAATTCCTTGATTCTATTTGATGAAATTGGTCGTGGTACCGCAACCTATGATGGTATGGCACTCGCTCAAGCAATCATTGAATACATTCATGAAAAGATTGGTGCTAAGACCTTATTTTCAACGCATTATCATGAACTAACCGATTTGGATAAATCCTTGTCGAAATTACGCAATGTACACGTTAGTGCCAAAGATCAGAATGGAACCATTTTATTTCTTCACAAAGTAAAAGAAGGTCCCACCGATAAATCCTATGGTATCAATGTTGCAAGTTTAGCCAACTTACCACAAGGATTGATTGAACGCTCAAAAATGATATTGAACAATCTCGAAGAACAACATGATCAACTAATTGATCACAGTTCAATCAACCTCTTTAATTTCGATGATTTTGAAACCGACAACAGCGAACCCGAAATTAAAGACGAAATCATTCAATTGTTAGAAGATATTGATATTGACGAATTGACGCCACTTGAAGCGTTAAATCTTCTTCATAAAATCATTCAAAAATTATAGCCTTTCACAGGCTATTTTTTTGTGTTTGCGATATACTATACATGAGGTGATATAATGAAAAAATACAATGATGAAATCCTGAAATTGACACCGATTCAGTACCATGTAACCCAAGAAAACGGAACCGAACGACCCTATACGAATGAGTACGATCAAGAGTTTCGGGATGGAATTTATGTTGATATCATATCGAAAAAAGTATTGTTTTCTTCGAATGACAAATTTGACAGTCACTGTGGCTGGCCTTCCTTTACAAAACCAGTAGACGAATCTGAAGTGTTGGAGAAAAAGGATATTAGTCACGGCATGATCCGCATGGAAGTCCGAAGTACGGATGCCAATAGTCATTTAGGGCATGTATTTGATGATGGTCCCAACGGCCAGTTACGCTATTGCATCAATAGTGCCGCACTCGAGTTTATCCCCAAAGACGAGATGAAACGAAGAGGGTATGAGTCGTATCTGTCGTTGTTTGATGAATAGACAACCGTACTGATGCATAACTATTGAAGAAAACACAACTGCGATTGTGTTTTCTTTTTGCGTATTACCAAAGTGAACCTGCTCCCACCACTTAATGAAAAATCATTTGAAGTGGGGGCTTCTCGGGTAATGCGCTCTAGTGCGCGCAACTGGACCGAGCGATCGAGTCTGTCCCATACTCTTTATATAGATATTTAGATAGACCTTCAGTAGCGATGTTAATCGCGGCATTCAGGTCTCTATCCATCTCATTTCCACAATCACATGTATATTCTCTTTGTGAGAGTGATATGTCATGTAATTCATCGCATATACTACAGGTTTTACTAGATGGATAATATTTGTTAATCTTGATGAGGGTTTTTCCTTCATCTTTTGTTTTATACTCTAGATATCTTGTAAAGGTTCCATAAGATGTATCGGAAATAGATTTACGGAAATGCTTGTTTTTCGCTATTTCTTTTAAATCTAAATCTTCGATACATATCATATCATAGTTGCTTACGAGATATCGTGATGCTTTATGTAGAAAGTCGTTCCGTTGATTCTTGATGTGTTGATGGATCCGTTGTACTTGTCGTTTCTGTTTCTCCCATCGGTGTGAACCTTTCTTTCTGCGTGATAGAACTCGTTGAGCTCTAGCTAGTTTATCAAGAGAGTTCTTGAAATACATAGGGTATTCACCATAGGTGCTATCACTTCCGACATAGAGATGTCGTAATGAAAAGTCTAAACCAATGATACTGTTTCGTTTTATAGTTGGTGTTTCTTGTTCATACTGGATGCGAAGGGATACATAATATTTACCTGCTTCTCGTTTGATCGTTGCTGCTTTGATGATAGAATCATTTGGTAAATCGCGATGTAGTTTTATCTTAATCCATCCTAGTTTTGGAAGTTTGAGTTTCTTACCGTCTAGTCGGATATTGTTGCTTATGGTGTGAGTTGTATAGGACTGTACTGGATTATGTCGTGATTTCATTCGTGGTTTATCATGAGTACCATTGAAGAAGTTAGTAAATGCATTCTTCTGATTCAACCAGGATGTAGTGAGTGCTTGGGAATCGACTTCATACATATATTCATAGAAATGTTTAAGTGCCGCGGGATTGGTATATGTATGTGAATGTAGTAGTTCTGGATACTCTCTATACATTTCATAGATTGTCTCTCGTTCTGATAGAAGCACATTCCACATTTGTCGAGTACACCCAAATGTTTTTTCAATCAGTTCTTTTTGATAATTACTAGGTTTGATTCGATATACATATCCTCTTATTACACTAACTATATAACTCACCTCCAAACAAAAAAGTGCTGTCGAAAATATATTCCAAAGAAGGGGCTTTAGGTTATATTTTGGCTTAGCACTTATATCAATATCTTTGTTATGGATATTATATCATTTTTTATGGAAATAGTCTATTATTCGTTGTTGATAAAATTACGGATATATTGAACCAAATCGCCATTCCATTCATCTCGCCAGTTATGACATTAGTTGTCCTTGAACAGGGAGTTTTCTGGAATACACTAGATAAATGATACATTCAGTGTAGAACTTTAAAATGAAATATAGTACAATACAATTGATAAAGATAGATGTAAGAGAGGTGAGTTGTTTGTGAAAAAACAAATGGTATTTTCAGTAGTATACGGTGTTATTGGAATTGGAATCATTGGATTGTGGATCATGCTGATAGGTACCAATCAAGTTCCTGAGTTTGAAACAGAACCAGTTGGGATTGTATTTCATATCATTATCGAAATCACGATGGCGCTGTTTGCGCTTGTGACTGCATGGTTATTGTACAAATCTGCATCATTACGATTCCCGATATTGTTGCTAACCAATGGTCTGTTGATGTATTCTGTCGTGAACTCAGCTGGATACTATGGCGATGCTCAAAACTACTCGATGATTGCGTTGTTCGCGATAATCTTGGCATTTGTGATTTATACATCAATCGATACAATCAACATCATGAAGAATCCAACAAACACAAAATAAAGACCATTTTCGGTCTTTATTTTGTTATAATGGGAATGAGGTGATTCGATGAAACATTCAGTAAGTGAAACAATCAGAAACAATCGTTCAGCAATTAAACCATCATGGCCAGAGCTGCGATCGATTAAGACACCACGCGATCTAGGAGAACAGCGCCCAGAACAGTTTAAACCACAGTTGCCAAATACAGACATTGTGCAACTTCTCCATGAGTTCCCTGATATTACTCAAAAAACATTAATGGAATGTATCCAAAATCGACGATCGTTACGATCGTACAGTGAGACATCATTGACGCTCGAAGAAGTAAGTTATTTGTTATATGAGACCGCCCGTGTTGATAATTTTAAACCAGGTGTCACATTTCGCACAATCCCAACGGGTGGGGCGACGAATGCGATGGAAACCTATGTCTATATTCACCATGTAGAAGGAATCAAGCAAGGATTATATCACTACTTACAAGTAGATCACAAATTGCAGTTGCTTGATCAAGAAAAAGACATTGCTACCAGAGTGAATGACGCATTGTTTCATCAATTGCGCGGAGCGAGTATTGTTGTCTTTATGACAGCCATTCCTGCACGCAGTGAATACAAGTATAGTTTCTGTGCACATAAAATGATTGCCATGGAAGCAGGACACGCTGGACAAAATTGTAGCTTAGCAGCTGAAGTCATCGACGCTGGCGCTTGTTGCATCGCAGCCTACCATCAAGATTTAATGGACGAACTACTTCAAGTAGATGGCCAGGAAGAATTTGCAACCTATGCGCTTACGATTGGTAAAAAGAAATAGATTTATTACCAGTTATCCGCTATAATAGGAACAACGAAAGAAGGTTTTATTTATGGGTAAAATCATCCAATTAACAGACAAATTAAGCAACCTTATCGCTGCTGGTGAAGTTGTTGAAAATATGGCAAGTGTTGTCAAAGAACTTGTTGAAAATAGCATTGATGCGAATAGTACGACTATTCAGATTGATTTACAGGATGCTGGGTTGAACGAAATTAAAGTTACTGATGACGGAGAAGGGATGAGTCCTGAGGATATGAAAATGGCCTTAACCCGGCACGCCACATCAAAAATCAAAACTGAACACGATTTATTTCATATTCAATCACTGGGGTTTCGTGGAGAAGCATTACCAAGCATCGCCAGTGTGTCCCATTTTGAAATGATCAGTAGTTTTGAAGGTGTTGGCCACCGTCTGTTCTACTTAAAAGGAAAACTCCAAGAAGAAGGTGAATACGCACCAAAACAAGGAACAACAATTACCGTGCGGTACTTGTTTTACAATACACCCGCTCGTTTAAAACATCTTCGGGCAACAACAACAGAGTTGTCGTATATCGTTGATTATGTGAATAAAATCGCCTTGTCCCATCCTGAGATTAAATTCACATTAACCAATGATCAACGTGTCTTGTTTCGCTCCAATGGAAACAAGGATGTCTTACAAGTGTTGTCCAACATCTATAATATCGATATCATCAAAGCAATGGTTCCGTTTGCCAATGAAAATAGTTACTTTTCGATTAGTGGATATCTAACGAAACCGCTATTTACACGTTCAACAAGAAACCATATAACGATTGTTGCCAACGACCGGATGATTAAGAACAACAAACTCATCAAAGCGGTAACCGAAGGATATCGAACCTATCTACCAATTGGCAAGTATCCGATTGTATTCTTAAAAATCGACCTTGATCCATTATTGATTGATGTCAATGTTCATCCACAGAAACTGGAAGTGAAATTTACCGAAGAGCGGATGTTATTATCATTGGTTACTTCGACGATTCTAGAGACACTAAAACAACAATCATTGATTCCAAAGGTGGAAAAGAAACCGGTGGAACAACCCTATAAATATGAAACGTTAAATCTAAAAACCGAAGAACAACCATCCCTTGTTAAGGAAGATTTTGTCAATTATTTGAATACATTGACAAAGAAAAAACAAGCAGAAACACCACCTCCACAACCACACAAACAACTTGTTGTTGAGGAGACTCGAAAATTACCACGACTCGAGTACATTGGCCAGTTCATGGGAACCTATTTACTGGCACAGAATGAAGAAGGACTCTATATCGTCGACCAACATGCGGCAGCAGAACGAATTCGCTATGAACGCTATCGTCGCTTATTTGGTGAAGTAGAGACAAAGGTTCAAGAATTATTGATTCCTATGACCTTGAATCTATCGAATCACGAAGTCCTGCAATTGAATGATCACTTGGATGCCTTCACTTCATTCGGCATTACCGCGAAACCAAATAATTATCAAGGAATAGATATTTATACGGTTCCCAATTGGTTCCCGGAAAATTACGAACTTAGTTATACCGAAGAAATTGCGAAATTTATTTTAGAAGGACGCGACATTACGATTACGGATGTTCGTGATTCGCTCGCAAAGAACCTGTCGTGCAAACACTCGATTAAAGCCAATAAGTTCATTAATGAGAAAGAAATTACGATTTTATTTCAAGATTTATCCAATTGTGAAAACCCCTATACCTGTCCACATGGCCGTCCGGTAATCATTCATTTTACGGTTTCAGAAATCGAAAAATTATTTAAACGGATTCAATCATGATCATTGCGATTGTCGGTCCGACAGGGGTTGGTAAAACGGCTTTGTCCATCGCCCTTGCACAAGAATTACACACGGAGATCATTAGTGGCGATAGTATTCAAGTATACCGAGGTATGGATATCGGAAGCGCAAAGATTACCCCTGAGGAAATGGCGGGAATCCCCCATCATTTGCTGGATATTCTCGATCCAAAAGAAGAGTTTAGTGTTGCCGTCTTCCAATCGATGGTTCGTGACAAAATTACTGATTTTCAAAAACGAGAATTAACGCCTCTTATCGTTGGTGGAACAGGACTCTATATTAAAAGTGTCCTCTATGATTACGACTTTACCGATGCCAAAAGAGATCCCGATTTAGCTGCTCAATATGAATCTTGCAGTAACGAAGAACTGTATGCACAACTAGAAATAAAAGACAAAAAAGCAACGAATAAAATTCATCCAAATAATCGTAAACGCGTGATTCAAGCGCTGATCCGTAGCGATACGAACAAAGTTGGGGATAATACCAACAAAGACGTACCACTATATGATTTCATCATTATTGGTTTAAAACTGGATCGCCAAACCTTGTATCAACGGATCAATGACCGGGTCGATCAGATGATGGAAATGGGATTGGAAGAAGAGATGAAACACCTCTATCATAAGGGATTATCAAAAACCGCGAAACAAGCAATTGGCTACAAAGAATGGATTCCCTATTTGAATGGGACGGCAACCAAGGAAGAGGTTGTGGAAGCGATTAAACAACACTCGCGAAACTTGGCCAAAAAACAATACACATTCTTTGAACACCAATTTCCTGTTCATTGGATTGATGTCGATACACAACAATTCGATAACACCATCCAAAACGCGCTTGAACTCTTACGAAAAGAAGGTGTTTTATGAAACGTTCGGTAGCGGATATATTTAGTGATATTGCCCTGTTTTTTATCCGGCCAATTGTGTATGTTTTAATGCGTCGTGAAATTAAGATTATTCACGAAGGTCCAGTCATCAAACAATCACATAAACCATTTATCTTGATTTCCAATCATTTCAATACCTGGGATGCTTTTGTCGTCTCGCGTCATATGAAAAAAAACATTCGGTTTGTCGCGACAGAAATTGCCTTCTTGGATTTTAGTAAAAAAATAGGTATGAAACACCTTGCACGGGCAATTATGAAACGCGTTGGCAAGCATGAATACAAAGCAACAAAACGAATTTTCAACGCCTTAAAACAAGGGTATGCGATTGGGTTGTTTCCAGAAGGAGACAATACCTTTTATGGCGAAACACTCGATATTTACACATCGACTGGTAAACTATTAAAACGTACCGGTGTTGACGTTATTTTAATCAAACAACAAGGTGGGTACATCTCCCAACCACGATGGGCCGATTACTTTAGTACCAGAGGGATTCTACATACCAAAACATCGACCTTGTTCACCGTTGATGAACTTAAACAGTTATCCGTGGCGGACATCAATAAACGTGTGAAAGCCGCCATCTATAATAACGATTACGAATGGCAAAAAGAACAGATGATTGATTTTCGCCGTAAAAAACGTGCGGAAGGAATCGAGCGTCTAGTCTATTATTGCAATAACTGTGGGGGAATCTTAACTGTTCATGGCGAAGGTCATGACATTGTCTGCGATGACTGTGGCACCATAGGTACAATCAATGAGTACGAGTTCATTGAAGGCAATACCTTTGATAATCTAGTTGATTACAACCATTTTCAATATCAACACATCGACAAGGTCATTGCAAGTGAGTTTTCCTTTCCGGTTACGTTTAATATAGTAAACACCGCGAAATTAAAAAATAAATCATACGGAACTTATACCGTGTATTACAAAGACCAGACAATAACCGTTTCCAATGGTATGGACACCCATGTTTTTGAGTTGGAATACATCAAGTATCCCGTAAACACCATGCGTCACAGTTTTAGTTTTGACTATGAAGGAGTAACCTATAATTTCACCGATATCCGACATCAATTTGTCCTGTATGAAATGTGTCGCTATTTGAATGGTAGTTACAAGGAGTGATCTCATGCGCTATAAACATAAAGTAGATTGGTGGATTCGACTGATTTTAATTGCGGTTGTCTTCATGTATGTTCCTATTTTCTTTGTGGTACCGGCTGATGAATATTTGTTCTTGATCATTAGTATTCTCGTGACCAGTTTAATTATCTTCCCGTTTTTCATTGGGTACATTGAATTAGGAGATGATGAGCTCATCATAAAAATGCATATTTTCAGGCAACGAATACCCTATGACAGTATCCGTTCGATTCGGCTTTGTACCAACTTTTTAAGCAGTATGGCGATGACCGCAAAACGAATTGAGATTAAAGAATATAATAAGGGCTATATTCGGGGAACAACGTATATTGGACCAGTGGATCGGGAAGCATTTTTCGATGAATTGAAACAGCGTTGTTATAACCTTGAACAATAAATCCATCGTTGATGGATTTTTTTTGTACTTTATTTCCTGTTTTAAATTATAAATGTTATAATCTAGAAGAGGTGATATTGATGAAAAAACAACTCTTTAAACCCTATACCTTTCCCCATGGAGCAACGATGAAAAATCACTTCGCCCTTGCGCCCATGACCACGTATAGTTCCAATCAAGATTTAACGCTATCTACAGAAGAAGAAGTATACTACAACAGTCGTGCCAAAGAATTTGGGATGATTATTACCGCGGCTACAGCTGTCAGTAAAAATGCCCAAGCATTTGAACATCAAATATCGATTCGTGACGAACGGTATTTGGACTCGATGACAAGACTTGCTAACAGCATCAAACAAGAAGGAGCGCTTGCGGTGATTCAACTTCATCATGGTGGACGAATGAATAAACCAGGACTGTATCCAAATCAAGATATTGTCAGTGCTTCTGCGATCAAAGCCGATCGTGAGTATGCGGCGACACCAAGAAAACTAAAGATTAGTGAAGTCCACGATGTAATCGATGAATTTGTGAATGCGACAATCTTGGCCATCAAAGCTGGATTTGATGGCATTGAACTACATGGCGCAAATACCTACCTTATCCAACAATTCTTTAGCCCACATTCCAATCGTCGTGACGATGAATTTGGTGGGTCTTTGCAACGACGCCTAACCTTTCCGTTACGTTTGGTGGATCGCGTGATCGAAGCCAAACAAAACTATGGAAAACCAGAATTTATTATTGGATATCGCTTGAGTCCAGAAGAACGAGAAGACCCTGGTATTACGCTGGATGACACCTTGCGTTTGGTCGATGAATTATGTCACAAAGATATTGATTATATCCATTTATCCCAAGGATATTACAAAAATACCAGCATACGCGATCAAGCGGATAAACGTGTCATTGTTGATGCCATCCAAAACGTTGTTCAAGGACGTGTGAGTTTGATTGGTGCCGGTGGTATCAATACGATGGACAATGCAGAAGACGCATTAATACACGGATATGATCTTGTTGCACTAGGAACTGTGGCACTCGCAGATCCATATATCATTACCCATTTTGAACAGGGTAAAGAAGCATGCAAAATCATTGGTGAAGAGTCGATTTTACCATCGCCGTTGTTGCACCGGTTACGGTCATGGAAAGGACTGGAACAAAAAGGATACATCATCAAGTAATTAAACACCTATTAAGGTGTTTTTTTTTGTTTCAATAAGATGCAAGATTGGTTGATTTAAGGGTGCATAATTTCAATAATTATGGTAGACTGGTTATAGGATATTTTAGGGGGAACATGGTATGAAGAAATTATCGATTATTACACTCTTACTATTGATGGGGCTTCTCGTCGCGTGTAATCCTGACAAGGGTTTAGAACAAGATCCACCAATCATTGAAGAAGAGGATACGACTCCACCCATCATCACATTACTCGGTGGTGATGAAGTTATTGTTGTTGTCGGGGATCATTATTATGAGTATGGAGCTGAAGTTACTGATGATGTCGACTCCGATTTAATTGTTACCATCAGTGGTGAAGTGAATACCGAAGAATATGGTACCTATGATATTACCTATACCGCAGTGGATTCGTCTGGGAATGTAGCAACTCCGGTTACTAGAACCGTCATAGTTGGGAATCGTCGACCTGGGATTATGTCGTCCTATACATACGAATATTACGATCGTGTTGGAATTAATGTCAGTGTTCTCGATTTTATGGACTCCTTTGACACGTTGTTTGCCTATCTCTATCAAGAGGATACGTTGGTCGACACGATTGAGTTGGAAAATGGGGGGAACTCCTTTGAGTTTACCGGATTAGAAGAGGGTGTCGACTACACCTATTATGTCGCCGGTTCATACGATTTGGGAGAGGGACTTGGAACGCGACCATTTGGGATTGACCCGATTAGTGTCGGTACGTATCGAGATATCCCCGAGAGTTTGCGTGAAACAGTTGGCGATGATCGGTTGTTTGATGCGTTAAAAGACATCATTCATTTACCTTATGATCAAACAAATGCCGTCATCACAAATCGAATGATTCTTGAAGTGGCAAAGGTCGATACCGAGTTGATTGTCGGTAGCGCATATCTGACTGAAGACAATTATGTTTTTGTCGATGGGTATGTTACTGAGGCCTATGATAATTTTGATTTAAAAGGAGTAGATGCCAGAGGTCATGACGTGACATTTGATCAAATCCCAGGCGTTTGTTGTTTCCCAATGACTGTTAAGATTGGATACTCCGGAAGCTCTGTAAACATTGTATTGCATGAGTTTGGGCATTCGATAGATTTGGTGTTATTGTATGGATTGTCATTTGAAGAAGAATTCTTAAGTATTCATTTCGCCGAAAAAGAGTTGATTTTTCCTGGAGACGATTACATGGATTATCCAGAAGAATATTTCGCGGAGTCGTTCGCGTATTATTACGATAGCGAAAGCTCCAATACGTATTTGCTGGAGCATGCACCACAAACCCACGCGTTCATCGAAAGCCTCGTCAAAAGATACCAAGCGCTATATGGCGAAGAATACACTAGAAGTTTAGGAGAATAAACCATGAAGAAAATCATGTTGAGTATGCTTTTTGTCGTATTATTTCTATTGACCAGTTGTAAAGATGATACCATCTTTACCATTGAAAATACAATTGGGCCAGGACCACTTGATGATCCCTTTATCGCAACGATATACCCAGATGAAACAACGATGATGCAATTGACAGTACCCCGTTCCATGGCTCGTGATTTTGTCGCTCGTGAGGTTGTTGTTGAGGGGGACACTGTTACGCCGATTAGTAGTGAAAACAGTAGTATTACGATTGATGTAACGGACGATTATGAGTTGTCACTTACACCATTGAAGTTGGGGACGAAATGGATTGAGTTTTCTGGTGGCGACAAAACGTATTACTTAGAGGTGCAAATTATGAAACGAGACATTGATTTTACCAAACAATTACGTATACTTGGGATTGGAAACAGCTTTACCGAAGATGCGATGGAATACTTGTATCACATTGCCGATGATTATGGTGTCGAAGAAATTATTTTAGGATACTTGTATATTGGCGGAGCCCCATTGTCCACTCATGTGGAAATGATTGAAACCGAAGCTCGAGATTATCGCTATTATGACAATACGAAAGGATACTGGGCGTATCATTCGTCGTATACAATTGAACAAGGAATTACCGAACAAGAATGGGATCTAATCTCGATTCAGCAAGCTAGTTATGACAGTGGTCGCGCTGAAACCTATAATGACGATATTACGACATTAATCGATTTTATTTTTGAACATGCCCAAAATAAAAACGTACGGATCATGTGGCACATGACCTGGGCTTACCAAGCAACATCCAATCATTCAGGATTCGTCAATTATGACAACGATCAGATGACGATGTACAATGCGATTATTAACGCCGTTCAAACAAAAATCGTTCCCGATGAACGGTTTGATTTGATTATTCCATCGGGAACCGCAATCCAAAATGTACGGACATCCTATATTGGCGATACCCTCACACGTGATGGGTTTCACTTATCCTATGATCAAGGACGTTACATTGCTGGTTTGACCTGGTTTAAGGAGATCACTGGTTTCTCCATTAACGAGATCACATACAAACCAGAAGGTATTACGGATACCGATCAACAAGCAATCGTTGAGGGTGTAAATTATGCGGTTGAAACACCGTTTGAAATCACACCATCCACCTTTACAGAAGAGTGAAAAAAAATGGAGATGGCACACATCTCTATTTTTTTATTGACAAATAGACCGAAGTGGTCTATCCTGAGAATAGGAGGTGATAGTATTCACAAGTTTGATGATTTTACCGATTCACGGAAAAACGATCTAATCAACACGGGATTTGAAGAATTTGCCACTCATGGATATAAACGAGCGTCATTGAATCATATTTTACAACGGAGTAGAATTCCCAAAGGCTTGTTCTATCACTACTTTGCGAACAAAGAAGATTTATACACGTATCTCTATCAATTTGGAATCAATGTGATTACCAAACGCTTAATCGATAGCAGTGTGCTAATGGAACGAGATTACATCAATCGATTAATCGCTAGTTACATGATAAAAGTAGAGGCCTATCATGACTATCAATTTTTTGATAAGTTCTTGATGAAGGTCTATCGCGATGACAACAATTCCTTTTTGGAAACGATTCACCTTGAAGACAGCAAAGAGTACGGTCGTCGTTTCATTGAAGAAAACATTGCTTCTGAGATGTTTTTACATTCAGATATGACAGCAAATATTCGCGTTGCCAGCCGCTATATGCAACAAACCTTTAATGACATCATCAATCGGATTCACGTGATGTCAAAGGAGGATATAAAAACCTATTTAGATCGAGAAGCACAGTATTTAAGATGTATTTTATATAAGGAGGAATACCATGATTAAGTTAGAAGCATTAACCAAATACTACAACAAGAATGCCCGTGGTATATTGGATGTCTCCTTGGACATTAAAGAAGGTGAAATTTTTGGTTTTATCGGCCCCAATGGAGCCGGGAAGAGTACAACCGTTCGTACGTTATTGAATCTGATTTTCCCGACAAGTGGATCCGCAACAATTAATAACTTAGATATTATCAAGGATACCGTCGAAATCCGACAATTAGTGGGATACATCCCCAGTGAAGTTCATTTCTATGGTGATATGATTGTAAAAGATTTCTTGGATTATGCGGTTGGATTTCATGGGGAGATTGATCGGGAATATCTCCAGTATTTAATTGACAAACTGGAATTGGATACATCCCGCAGGATGGACGCATTATCG
This genomic window contains:
- the msrB gene encoding peptide-methionine (R)-S-oxide reductase MsrB, with translation MKKYNDEILKLTPIQYHVTQENGTERPYTNEYDQEFRDGIYVDIISKKVLFSSNDKFDSHCGWPSFTKPVDESEVLEKKDISHGMIRMEVRSTDANSHLGHVFDDGPNGQLRYCINSAALEFIPKDEMKRRGYESYLSLFDE
- a CDS encoding RNA-guided endonuclease InsQ/TnpB family protein, which gives rise to MSYIVSVIRGYVYRIKPSNYQKELIEKTFGCTRQMWNVLLSERETIYEMYREYPELLHSHTYTNPAALKHFYEYMYEVDSQALTTSWLNQKNAFTNFFNGTHDKPRMKSRHNPVQSYTTHTISNNIRLDGKKLKLPKLGWIKIKLHRDLPNDSIIKAATIKREAGKYYVSLRIQYEQETPTIKRNSIIGLDFSLRHLYVGSDSTYGEYPMYFKNSLDKLARAQRVLSRRKKGSHRWEKQKRQVQRIHQHIKNQRNDFLHKASRYLVSNYDMICIEDLDLKEIAKNKHFRKSISDTSYGTFTRYLEYKTKDEGKTLIKINKYYPSSKTCSICDELHDISLSQREYTCDCGNEMDRDLNAAINIATEGLSKYLYKEYGTDSIARSSCAH
- a CDS encoding SagB/ThcOx family dehydrogenase, whose product is MKHSVSETIRNNRSAIKPSWPELRSIKTPRDLGEQRPEQFKPQLPNTDIVQLLHEFPDITQKTLMECIQNRRSLRSYSETSLTLEEVSYLLYETARVDNFKPGVTFRTIPTGGATNAMETYVYIHHVEGIKQGLYHYLQVDHKLQLLDQEKDIATRVNDALFHQLRGASIVVFMTAIPARSEYKYSFCAHKMIAMEAGHAGQNCSLAAEVIDAGACCIAAYHQDLMDELLQVDGQEEFATYALTIGKKK
- the mutL gene encoding DNA mismatch repair endonuclease MutL, which produces MGKIIQLTDKLSNLIAAGEVVENMASVVKELVENSIDANSTTIQIDLQDAGLNEIKVTDDGEGMSPEDMKMALTRHATSKIKTEHDLFHIQSLGFRGEALPSIASVSHFEMISSFEGVGHRLFYLKGKLQEEGEYAPKQGTTITVRYLFYNTPARLKHLRATTTELSYIVDYVNKIALSHPEIKFTLTNDQRVLFRSNGNKDVLQVLSNIYNIDIIKAMVPFANENSYFSISGYLTKPLFTRSTRNHITIVANDRMIKNNKLIKAVTEGYRTYLPIGKYPIVFLKIDLDPLLIDVNVHPQKLEVKFTEERMLLSLVTSTILETLKQQSLIPKVEKKPVEQPYKYETLNLKTEEQPSLVKEDFVNYLNTLTKKKQAETPPPQPHKQLVVEETRKLPRLEYIGQFMGTYLLAQNEEGLYIVDQHAAAERIRYERYRRLFGEVETKVQELLIPMTLNLSNHEVLQLNDHLDAFTSFGITAKPNNYQGIDIYTVPNWFPENYELSYTEEIAKFILEGRDITITDVRDSLAKNLSCKHSIKANKFINEKEITILFQDLSNCENPYTCPHGRPVIIHFTVSEIEKLFKRIQS
- the miaA gene encoding tRNA (adenosine(37)-N6)-dimethylallyltransferase MiaA, with the protein product MIIAIVGPTGVGKTALSIALAQELHTEIISGDSIQVYRGMDIGSAKITPEEMAGIPHHLLDILDPKEEFSVAVFQSMVRDKITDFQKRELTPLIVGGTGLYIKSVLYDYDFTDAKRDPDLAAQYESCSNEELYAQLEIKDKKATNKIHPNNRKRVIQALIRSDTNKVGDNTNKDVPLYDFIIIGLKLDRQTLYQRINDRVDQMMEMGLEEEMKHLYHKGLSKTAKQAIGYKEWIPYLNGTATKEEVVEAIKQHSRNLAKKQYTFFEHQFPVHWIDVDTQQFDNTIQNALELLRKEGVL
- a CDS encoding lysophospholipid acyltransferase family protein, whose translation is MKRSVADIFSDIALFFIRPIVYVLMRREIKIIHEGPVIKQSHKPFILISNHFNTWDAFVVSRHMKKNIRFVATEIAFLDFSKKIGMKHLARAIMKRVGKHEYKATKRIFNALKQGYAIGLFPEGDNTFYGETLDIYTSTGKLLKRTGVDVILIKQQGGYISQPRWADYFSTRGILHTKTSTLFTVDELKQLSVADINKRVKAAIYNNDYEWQKEQMIDFRRKKRAEGIERLVYYCNNCGGILTVHGEGHDIVCDDCGTIGTINEYEFIEGNTFDNLVDYNHFQYQHIDKVIASEFSFPVTFNIVNTAKLKNKSYGTYTVYYKDQTITVSNGMDTHVFELEYIKYPVNTMRHSFSFDYEGVTYNFTDIRHQFVLYEMCRYLNGSYKE
- a CDS encoding PH domain-containing protein: MRYKHKVDWWIRLILIAVVFMYVPIFFVVPADEYLFLIISILVTSLIIFPFFIGYIELGDDELIIKMHIFRQRIPYDSIRSIRLCTNFLSSMAMTAKRIEIKEYNKGYIRGTTYIGPVDREAFFDELKQRCYNLEQ